The proteins below come from a single Aegilops tauschii subsp. strangulata cultivar AL8/78 chromosome 6, Aet v6.0, whole genome shotgun sequence genomic window:
- the LOC109755598 gene encoding mitochondrial metalloendopeptidase OMA1: MNPLKNSRSALSRLLRHKPAAVRPQPPPPPPPVVRETAARHYHAAPRRPGFIQSFSRGPLRHEPAALFRPPPAQAQVPPPRHYFTSSRRPEVIHFARRRGGARWYHDRRKVAAVVLLAGGGTIVVYFGNLETVPYTNRTHFVLVSPQLERQLGESQFADLKKELAPKILPPLHPDSVRVRLIASEIVRALHRGLADRRSDDFDDASYGDISTDIAVKARDLDAEDVMHRVSPGKTAGTAARAQRDDELLDDRWVAESRRRGKARGAQPQTKHLNELNWEVIVVRDKLINAMCLPGGKIVVFTGLLDHFKTDAEIATVLSHEIGHAIARHLPEMITKGMWFTILQLIVLQFIYMPDLINAMSTLLLRLPFSRRMEVEADHIGLMLQASAGFDPRTAPKVYEKLGQIAGNQSVLKSYLSTHPSSKKRSELLSRAKVMEEAMQLYREACAGHGTEGFL; encoded by the exons ATGAACCCCCTCAAGAACTCGCGCTCCGCCCTCTCCCGTCTCCTCCGCCACAAGCCCGCCGCCGTCCGGCCGcagcccccgcccccgcccccgccggtGGTGCGGGAAACGGCCGCTCGGCACTACcacgccgccccgcgccgcccagGGTTCATTCAGTCCTTCAGCCGAGGGCCCCTCCGCCACGAGCCCGCCGCCCTCTTCCGGCCGCCGCCGGCGCAGGCGCAGGTGCCTCCTCCCCGGCACTACTTCACCTCCTCCCGCCGCCCGGAGGTCATCCACTTCGCGCGCCGccgcggcggggcgcggtggtaCCACGACAGGCGGAAGGTCGCCGCGGTGGTCCTCCTCGCCGGCGGCGGGACCATCGTCGTCTACTTCGGCAACCTCGAGACCGTGCCCTACACCAACCGCACCCACTTCGTCCTCGTCTCGCCCCAGCTCGAGCGCCAGCTCGGCGAGTCCCAGTTCGCCGATCTCAAGAAGGAGCTCGCCCCCAAGATCCTGCCCCCGCTCCACCCCGACAGCGTCCGCGTCCGCCTCATCGCCTCCGAGATCGTCCGCGCGCTCCACCGCGGCCTCGCCGACCGCCGCAGTGACGACTTCGATGACGCCTCCTACGGCGACATCTCCACCGACATCGCCGTCAAGGCCCGCGACTTGGATGCCGAGGACGTGATGCACCGGGTCTCGCCTGGCAAGACCGCGGGCACGGCCGCGAGGGCTCAGCGAGACGACGAGCTTCTCGATGACAGGTGGGTCGCCGAGAGCCGTAGACGGGGGAAGGCACGCGGAGCGCAGCCACAGACGAAGCACCTCAATGAGCTCAATTGGGAGGTGATCGTCGTCAGAGATAAGCTCATCAATGCAATGTGCTTGCCCGGTGGTAAAATTGTAGTCTTCACTGGATtgctcgaccatttcaagacggATGCTGAGATTGCGACAGTGCTTTCGCATGAG ATTGGGCACGCTATCGCGAGGCACTTGCCAGAGATGATCACCAAGGGCATGTGGTTTACTATCCTGCAGCTTATCGTCCTACAGTTTATTTACATGCCAGACTTAATTAATGCAATGTCGACTTTACTCCTCAGACTGCCCTTCTCACGAAG GATGGAGGTAGAGGCAGATCACATCGGGCTCATGCTTCAAGCTTCTGCTGGTTTCGACCCACGCACAGCTCCCAAGGTCTACGAGAAGCTAGGACAAATCGCGGGCAATCAGTCAGTACTGAAAAGCTACCTCTCTACTCATCCTTCGAGTAAGAAGCGGTCCGAGCTCTTGTCTCGAGCCAAGGTAATGGAGGAGGCGATGCAGCTATACAGGGAAGCTTGCGCCGGCCACGGGACCGAAGGTTTCCTGTAG
- the LOC109755589 gene encoding glutamine synthetase: MALLTDLLNLDLTDSTEKIIAEYIWIGGSGMDLRSKARTLPGPVTDPSKLPKWNYDGSSTGQAPGEDSEVILYPQAIFKDPFRKGNNILVMCDCYTPAGVPIPTNKRYNAAKIFSNPDVAKEEPWYGIEQEYTLLQKDINWPLGWPVGGFPGPQGPYYCSIGADKSFGRDIVDSHYKACLFAGVNISGINGEVMPGQWEFQVGPTVGISAGDQVWVARYLLERITEIAGVVVTFDPKPIPGDWNGAGAHTNYSTESMRKDGGFKVIVDAVEKLKLKHKEHIAAYGEGNERRLTGKHETADINTFSWGVANRGASVRVGRETEQNGKGYFEDRRPASNMDPYVVTSMIAETTILWKP, translated from the exons ATGGCGCTCCTCACCGATCTCCTCAACCTCGACCTCACCGACTCCACGGAGAAGATCATCGCCGAGTACATATG GATCGGCGGATCTGGCATGGATCTCAGGAGCAAAGCCAGG ACCCTCCCCGGCCCGGTCACCGACCCCAGCAAGCTGCCCAAGTGGAACTACGACGGCTCCAGCACCGGCCAGGCCCCCGGCGAGGACAGCGAGGTCATCCTGTA CCCACAGGCCATCTTCAAGGACCCGTTCAGGAAGGGCAACAACATCCTT GTCATGTGCGATTGCTACACCCCAGCTGGAGTGCCAATCCCCACCAACAAGAGATACAACGCTGCCAAGATCTTTAGCAACCCTGATGTTGCCAAGGAGGAGCCATG GTACGGTATCGAGCAGGAGTACACCCTCCTACAGAAGGACATCAACTGGCCTCTCGGCTGGCCTGTTGGTGGATTCCCTGGTCCTCAG GGTCCTTACTACTGTAGTATTGGTGCTGACAAGTCGTTTGGGCGTGACATAGTTGACTCCCACTACAAGGCCTGCCTCTTTGCCGGCGTCAACATCAGTGGCATCAACGGCGAGGTCATGCCCGGACAG TGGGAGTTCCAAGTTGGCCCGACTGTCGGCATCTCTGCTGGTGACCAAGTGTGGGTTGCTCGCTACCTTCTTGAG AGGATCACTGAGATCGCCGGAGTTGTCGTCACATTTGACCCCAAGCCCATCCCAGGCGACTGGAACGGTGCTGGTGCTCACACAAACTACAG TACCGAGTCGATGAGGAAGGACGGCGGGTTCAAGGTCATCGTGGACGCTGTCGAGAAGCTCAAGCTGAAGCACAAGGAGCACATCGCCGCCTACGGCGAGGGCAACGAGCGCCGTCTCACCGGCAAGCACGAAACCGCCGACATCAACACCTTCAGCTGG GGTGTCGCGAACCGTGGCGCGTCGGTGCGCGTGGGCCGGGAGACGGAGCAGAACGGCAAGGGCTACTTCGAGGACCGCCGGCCGGCGTCCAACATGGACCCCTACGTGGTCACCTCCATGATCGCCGAGACCACCATCCTGTGGAAGCCCTGA